The DNA region ACCGCCACCCGGTCCGCCGGGGCGTCGATCAGCCCCTTCTCCCCCGCGTCCGGCACCGTGGCCAGGATCACGAGGTCCCGCAGCCGCTCCAGCAGGTCCGTGACGAACCGGCGCGGATCATGCCCGCCCTCGACCACCCGGTCGACGACCTGGAAGACCGTCGCCCCGTCCTGCACGCCGAACGCGTCGACCACCTCGTCCAGCAGCGCCGAGTCGGTGTACCCGAGCAGCGCGGTCGCCATCTGGTACGTCACACCGCCCTCGGTGGCACCGGCCAGCAGCTGGTCCATCACCGACATCGAGTCACGCACGGACCCGGCACCGGCCCGCACCACCAGCGGGAACACCGAGTCCTCGACCTGGATCCCCTCCCGGCCGCAGACCTCCGTCAGGTAGTCGCGCAGCGTGCCGGGCGGCACCAGCCGGAACGGGTAGTGGTGCGTCCGGGACCGGATCGTCCCGATCACCTTCTCCGGCTCGGTGGTCGCGAAGATGAACTTGAGGTGCTCCGGCGGCTCCTCCACCACCTTCAGCAGCGCGTTGAAGCCGGCCGAGGTCACCATGTGCGCCTCGTCCAGGATGAAGATCTTGTACCGGCTGTGCACGGGGGCGAAGAACGCCCGCTCCCGCAGGTCGCGCGCGTCGTCCACACCACCGTGCGAGGCCGCGTCGATCTCGATCACGTCGATCGACCCGGGCCCGCCCGTGGCGAGGTCCCGGCAGGACTGGCACTCACCGCACGGCGTCGGGGTCGGCCCCTGCTCACAGTTCAGACAGCGGGCCAGGATGCGCGCGCTCGTCGTCTTCCCGCAGCCGCGCGGGCCGCTGAACAGGTACGCGTGGTTGACCCTGTTGTTGCGCAGGGCCTGCTGGAGCGGAGCGGTCACGTGGTCCTGACCGATGACCTCCGCGAAGGTCTCGGGGCGATAGCGGCGGTACAGGGCTAGGGACACACCACCGACGATATCGGGACGGACGGACAAACGCGTCGCCCCTCGGCCCCGCCCCACCCGCACCCGGCCCCCACCGTCGACCCCGGGAACGCAAAGACCCCTCGTGCACCCGCCAGAGCCCTCCTACCCTTGCTGCCTTCCGGCCCTGGGGGGGTTCAGAGAGATAACGCCACACGAGGGGCTGCCCCCAACACTACCGGATCCTGACCCCACCCCTCCACCACCACCCCCTCCCCTCATCCGCAGGCCACCCCTCACCCCCACCCACGAGATACGTGGTCGCAACCACCCCTGAACATGTACTAAGCTCTCCCACGGAGGATTCGCCTAGAGGCCTAGGGCGCACGCTTGGAAAGCGTGTTGGGGGCAACCCCTCACGAGTTCGAATCTCGTATCCTCCGCCGGCAGAAGGCCCGGACCGCTGTGAAGCGGTCCGGGCCTTCGTCGTACCCACCTCGCTGGTTACGTCATTCTTGTTATCCCGGCCGACTCCGGCATGGGCATGGACGTCCTCCTCTATGGCGAGGTGCCCCATCAGTAAGAAGAGCGGATCGGCACTGGTCACATGGCTGCGCGGTCTGGACGCGGCTGAGTTGGAGCGGGTTCTGACCGCGCGCCCGGACGCCGGGACGGCTCCGGAGCCGCGGTCGGTCGGTGAACTGGCGGACCGTCTCCAGCGTCCGGCGTCGGTGGCGCTGGCCCTTCCCCGGCTCACCCTGCCCTGCCTGCAGGTGGCGGAGGCCGTCGCCGCACTGACGACCGTGTCGCGGGTCGGTCTGGCCGACCTCCTGGGCGCGACGCACGGTGATCGCGCCCACGGGTTGGCCGCCGCCCTGGAGGTGCTGGCCGATCGAGCCCTGGTGTGGTCGGACGGCAACGGCCTGCTGCACATGGCGGCACCGCTGCGGAATGCGTGGGGCTCGCCGCTGGGGCTCGACGCACCGCTCGTGCGACTGCTCGCGGGCTCGAACTCGGACGAACTGGGCCGCATACTGGCGAAGATCGGCGTCAAGCCCGTCGCCAACCGGAAGGCGGAGCGGCTGACGGCGCTGGTCAGCCATCACAGCGATCCGGCCCGGGTCGCCGCACTGGTGGCCAAGGCGCCCGCAGCCGCCCGGAAACTCCTTGAGCGGTGGGCACACGAGGCTCCGGAGCGGTCCGGCTTCATCATGTTCGGGACTCCGCAGGCCGACTCCTCGCCCGGCGAACAGTGGGCGGTGGAACGGGGGCTGCTGATCCGGGAACGGCACCGGTACGGGCCGGCCCGCATGCCCGCGGAGGTGGCGCTCTCACTGCGCGGCTCCGACTGGCACGCCCCGTTCACCCCCGTCCCGCCCGGCGTTCGGTCGGTGCCCGCCACCGTCGTCGACGTCGAGCGGGAAGCCGCAGCCGCCTCGATGGCGTTCGCCGCCCATGCGGTGTCCGTCCTCGGGGTGTGCGACGTCGCTCCCCCAGCTCGGCTGAAGGCCGGCGGGGTCGGCGCCCGTGAGCTGTCCCGGATCGGCAAGGCGGCACGGTGCGACGAGACCGTGGTGCGTCTGGTTCTGGAGGCGGCGAGCGCGGCCGGGCTACTGACCCGGAACGGCGACCGGGTCGCGGCGACCGCCACCTACGACACCTGGGCCGCGGAAGAACCGGCCAACCAGCTTGCCGTGCTCCTCCGGGCCTGGTGGACACTGCCGTTGACCCCCGGCGGGAGCCGCGACGAGGATGGGAAGGCTCTGCCGGCACTCACCGGGGCACCGGCCTGTGGAGGCTGCATTCAGGCTCGGCAGGGGCTGCTCACGGCTGCGGCGCGACTCCCGGCCGGCGAAGGCGCGGCGAACCCGGCGGAACTGGGGGCGCTACTCGTCTGGCTCCGACCGCTCGCCGACGAACTCCCCCAGGACACCACGCCGTTCGCCACCCTGATCCGCGAAGCGGAACTGCTCGGCGCACTCGCCCGCGGGGCCGTGTCCCCTATCGGAGCCGCCCTGCTGGCCGACGACGCCGAAGCCCTGACCGATGCCTGCCGACGGCTACTGCCCGCCGCCAGCGGGACCGCCCGGTTCGGCAGCGATCTCACCGCCGTGGTCGCCGGAACACCGGCTGCGCACCTCCTCGCGCTGCTGGACTCCGTCGCGGACCGGGAGAGCGCCGGGACAGCGTCCGTCTGGCGGTTCAGCCCGGCCAGCGTCCGCCGCGCACTCGATGCCGGTCTGACCCCCGACACCTTGACGTCCGATCTGGCTGACGTCGCCGTCGAACCACTCCCCCAGCCGCTCTCGTACCTGATCCACGACACCGCGCGCGGCCACGGCCGGGTGCGCGTCGTCTCCGCCGCCTGCGTGATCCACGGCGAGGAGCCCGCCCTCCTCGCCGAGCTGGCCGCCCATCGGAAGCTCAGTCCGCTCGGCCTGCGGCTGCTGGCACCGACGGTGCTGATCAGCCGGACCCCACTGGACAAGACGCTCTCGGCACTGCGGTCCGCGGGCTACGCCCCCGTCGCCGAGGAACTCGACGGGTCCATCCGGATCGAACGGGCCCAGCGACACCGCGCGGCGAGCCCGGTCCCACCCCCGCGTCTGCCCAGCGGCAGGTCCCGCCCGCAGCGGACGGACGACCGTGCCCCAGACGTTCGGACCGCTGTCAACCTGCGCGCCCTCGCCACCCGTCTGCTGGGTGCCCCGCAGGACGTTCCGGAGCCCAACCCGTACGACGGCCGCCCCTACGACAGCGACACCGAGGCGATCATCGCCGGGTACGCGCGCAACCTCTCCTTCACCGATGTCCGCCAGCTGGCCCACGCCGTCAATGACGGTCAGGCCATCACGATCGAATACGTAGCCACCTCGGGCAACACGACTGTCCGCACGCTCGGCCGACTCGAACTGGACGCCCCCTACCTCCACGCCTGGTGTCACCTGCGCAAAGACGACCGCGTGTTCACCATCTCCCGCATCCACGGGGTGATGCCCTCGTAGCCCGGAACGCAAGGAGTGAACACTCAGCGCTCCGGTCTCAGTCGTGGTCTCATTCATGCCCGTCCGGCCAAGTTCAGCCGCCGCTCGGAAGGCGCTCTGTCTCGGGTCAGAACGGGTGTGAACCCCGGCGGCCCCCCTTCGGGAGAATTGGAAAGCGTGTCGGGGGCAACCCCTCACGAGTTCGAATCGCGTATCCTCCGCCTTCACGAAGGCCCGGACCGTCTCGTACGGTCCGGGCCTTCGTCGTCTCCTGGTTGCAGTTGCCGTGTCCCGCGGTCTTGATCGAGGCCAAGGCACGCGGAGCGCGGCTCAGCGGACGCGCGACCCCAGGGAGTGTGCGGGTCCCCCGACGCTGCCTCCTGCGGAGGCGCAGAAGCGGGAAAGGTTTCCCGAGCGGTACCCCGACCGGGAGGACCGATGGGCTGGTTACGTCGAGCAGGACGGCGCTCTGCGCCCGCTCGTCGACCTGATCCGGGTGGCGGACTCCTGTCACCGACAGGGCGGTGACGCCAAGCTCGTACGAGTCCTTGCCGACGACTTCGGGTGCCAGGTCACCGACGTGTCCTGGTCACACCCGGTCAGCGGCGCTGGCCGACGCCTCGCGCGCAGGGTTTCACCGGGTGGCGTCTGGATCGGCTGAAGCCTCGGCTCAGCCGGTCCGCCTGCTCGGCCGGACCTGGCGTGCCAGCCATTCCGTGATCACTTGGTTCGTTTCCTCGGGCTTCTCCTGCTGGATCCAGTGGCCGCAGTCCAGGCTGACCACTTCCACGTTGGGGACGAACTCGGCCAGGTTCTCGGCCCTCGCGACCAGGTCCCGGTCTCCGTAGATCATGAGGGTGGGCTGGTGGATGATCGGGTCCGCGTCCGCCAGCAAGTACCAGTTGCGGTCGAGGTTCCTGTACCAGTTGATGGTGCCGGTGAACCCGGAAGTCTCGAAGGCGGAGACAAGGACGGCCAGTTCGCCGTCACTCATGACGGGCTCTCCGCATGGTGTTTCCGCCCTGGCGAGATTGATCAGCGCCATGCCCAGCTGGGGCTCCGCGGGGGGCTCGTTCTTCCGGTACAGGTTGCGGAGGAACTGGAAGGCGTTGTCGTCGAAGACGGCGTCCGCGACGCCCGGCTGCCGGTTGAAGTGGACGAAGTAGAAGTCGCCGCCGAGCACAGCTTCCATGGACTCGATCCAGGGCTTCTCTCCGCGCTCCTGGTACGGCAGGCTCAGGTTGATCACCTTGTTCACGCGGTCGGGGTGCAGGAGGGTCAGGCCCCAGACGACGAACGCGCCCCAGTCATGGCCGACGAAGGTGGCGTCTTCGTACCCGTAGTGGTCGAGGAGCGCGACGAG from Kitasatospora sp. NBC_00458 includes:
- a CDS encoding alpha/beta fold hydrolase encodes the protein MTSTDFPEPTLVPVNGVELEVFEMGRENAGRPIVLCHGWPEHAFSWRHQMPALAAAGHHVIAPNQRGYGRSSRPVEVTDYDIAHLSGDLVALLDHYGYEDATFVGHDWGAFVVWGLTLLHPDRVNKVINLSLPYQERGEKPWIESMEAVLGGDFYFVHFNRQPGVADAVFDDNAFQFLRNLYRKNEPPAEPQLGMALINLARAETPCGEPVMSDGELAVLVSAFETSGFTGTINWYRNLDRNWYLLADADPIIHQPTLMIYGDRDLVARAENLAEFVPNVEVVSLDCGHWIQQEKPEETNQVITEWLARQVRPSRRTG
- a CDS encoding helicase C-terminal domain-containing protein gives rise to the protein MARCPISKKSGSALVTWLRGLDAAELERVLTARPDAGTAPEPRSVGELADRLQRPASVALALPRLTLPCLQVAEAVAALTTVSRVGLADLLGATHGDRAHGLAAALEVLADRALVWSDGNGLLHMAAPLRNAWGSPLGLDAPLVRLLAGSNSDELGRILAKIGVKPVANRKAERLTALVSHHSDPARVAALVAKAPAAARKLLERWAHEAPERSGFIMFGTPQADSSPGEQWAVERGLLIRERHRYGPARMPAEVALSLRGSDWHAPFTPVPPGVRSVPATVVDVEREAAAASMAFAAHAVSVLGVCDVAPPARLKAGGVGARELSRIGKAARCDETVVRLVLEAASAAGLLTRNGDRVAATATYDTWAAEEPANQLAVLLRAWWTLPLTPGGSRDEDGKALPALTGAPACGGCIQARQGLLTAAARLPAGEGAANPAELGALLVWLRPLADELPQDTTPFATLIREAELLGALARGAVSPIGAALLADDAEALTDACRRLLPAASGTARFGSDLTAVVAGTPAAHLLALLDSVADRESAGTASVWRFSPASVRRALDAGLTPDTLTSDLADVAVEPLPQPLSYLIHDTARGHGRVRVVSAACVIHGEEPALLAELAAHRKLSPLGLRLLAPTVLISRTPLDKTLSALRSAGYAPVAEELDGSIRIERAQRHRAASPVPPPRLPSGRSRPQRTDDRAPDVRTAVNLRALATRLLGAPQDVPEPNPYDGRPYDSDTEAIIAGYARNLSFTDVRQLAHAVNDGQAITIEYVATSGNTTVRTLGRLELDAPYLHAWCHLRKDDRVFTISRIHGVMPS